Proteins from one Dysgonomonas sp. HDW5A genomic window:
- a CDS encoding RagB/SusD family nutrient uptake outer membrane protein, with amino-acid sequence MNKFKLNIIAAIVMGMGLLSSCADSFLDSESKTTVTDGNFYRTVADAEMALIGCYDGFQRTSANGNLAFYVASEILSDNCFGGTGNTDARAYQALDRFDISQSPSDNNLFNGTWSDYYAGIFRCNTLLQKLDGISWGNNTTARKRIEGETRFLRAIMYFDLVRLFERVPLLTEPTTANIPQSEPAEIYKLIAGDLKFAAENIPSDAYPKAKASENDGRVTTYAAKSMLARVYLFYTGYYKADDLGVSQSEILAGLEDVINSNEYDLVSTYKSLWPAASYIPNKKDNTLDRSGYAGMGNIETVFTQKFNNTSDYNGNIDGNRWLVMMGMRNTNWSPYGKGWGACSVNPKLVNAYSDADQRKTASVIDIVGEGIAKTFDLKDTREYTGYSNKKYTPIALPDGTSDTGGSNDFQISQDQDFIVIRYADVLLMAAELGSPKAQSYYDKVRKRAGLTAKTVSKANIIEERRLEFAFEGIRYWDLLRQGLDVAASTIAQTQKVKSGAVDDEVVITAENIKKTRGFMQIPNTQITLSNGVLIQNSGW; translated from the coding sequence ATGAATAAGTTTAAACTTAATATAATAGCGGCGATTGTAATGGGTATGGGATTACTATCGTCTTGTGCAGACAGTTTTTTAGATAGCGAATCTAAAACGACTGTTACAGATGGAAACTTTTATAGAACCGTTGCCGATGCTGAAATGGCTTTAATAGGATGTTATGATGGATTTCAGCGTACATCTGCGAATGGAAATCTTGCATTTTATGTAGCATCGGAGATACTTTCAGATAATTGCTTTGGTGGAACAGGGAATACAGACGCCCGTGCCTATCAGGCATTGGATAGATTTGATATCTCTCAATCTCCTTCCGATAATAACTTGTTTAATGGAACATGGAGCGATTACTATGCCGGAATTTTTCGTTGCAATACTCTTTTGCAAAAACTCGATGGTATTAGTTGGGGAAACAATACAACTGCACGTAAGAGAATCGAGGGAGAAACTCGTTTTCTTAGAGCGATTATGTATTTCGATTTAGTTCGTCTTTTCGAAAGAGTACCTCTGTTAACAGAGCCTACAACTGCCAATATACCCCAATCGGAACCGGCGGAAATTTATAAATTAATAGCCGGGGATCTTAAGTTTGCAGCCGAAAATATTCCATCGGATGCTTATCCTAAAGCTAAAGCCAGTGAGAATGACGGACGGGTAACTACCTATGCAGCCAAATCGATGTTGGCACGTGTATATTTATTTTATACAGGATATTATAAAGCCGATGACTTGGGAGTTTCACAATCCGAAATATTAGCCGGTCTCGAAGATGTTATAAACAGTAATGAGTACGATTTGGTTTCTACCTATAAATCTTTATGGCCTGCAGCAAGCTATATTCCTAATAAAAAAGATAATACACTTGACAGATCGGGCTATGCCGGAATGGGAAACATAGAAACCGTATTTACTCAAAAATTTAATAATACCAGCGATTATAACGGAAATATCGATGGCAACCGTTGGCTGGTAATGATGGGAATGCGTAATACCAACTGGTCACCATACGGAAAAGGGTGGGGAGCTTGTTCGGTAAATCCCAAGTTGGTAAATGCTTATTCGGATGCCGATCAACGTAAAACGGCTTCTGTGATCGACATCGTAGGCGAAGGTATTGCCAAAACATTTGATTTGAAAGACACACGCGAATATACAGGGTATTCGAATAAAAAATACACTCCGATAGCTTTACCCGATGGTACTTCGGATACGGGAGGCTCTAATGATTTTCAGATATCACAAGATCAGGATTTTATTGTAATCAGGTATGCGGATGTATTGCTGATGGCTGCCGAATTGGGTTCTCCCAAAGCTCAGTCTTATTACGATAAGGTTCGTAAACGTGCCGGATTGACAGCTAAAACGGTTTCGAAAGCCAATATAATCGAAGAACGCCGGTTGGAGTTTGCTTTCGAAGGAATAAGGTATTGGGATTTACTACGTCAGGGATTAGATGTTGCAGCGTCAACAATTGCACAGACTCAGAAAGTGAAAAGTGGCGCAGTAGATGATGAAGTGGTTATTACTGCCGAGAACATCAAAAAGACAAGAGGCTTTATGCAGATACCAAATACTCAGATCACTTTATCGAATGGTGTTCTGATTCAAAATTCCGGATGGTAA
- a CDS encoding cellulase family glycosylhydrolase: protein MKIFRFFIPIIMVFSFLQSCSGSDDNITSEDIVPVLSVSSATVAFDALQSTNTIEIASNTIWKINYTSNWCRPSIQTTKGNAKVIITADANDTNEDRSTTFSVSAEGLSDVIITISQKAKGAVVVKPDYIDPDKTGMTSDALTLAGKMKLGWNLGNTMEACDATSAGETMWGNPMTSKKLIDAVKAAGFNVVRIPCAWSGYIEDAATYKIKESWLARVKEVVDYCVDNDMYVILNIHWDGGWLENNPTYDKQEAVNIKQKALWKQISIYFRDYDEHLLFAGTNEVHKDYNTPSTENLTVQMSYNQIFVDAVRATGGRNTWRNLIVQAYNTNIDYAVSYLKMPTDGTSKRLMSEVHFYDPYDFALQEDGAYKTQWGKPFVGGDVSAWGQETWVDEAFGKMKTNFVDKGIPVVLGEYGAILRTSLSTDLQAKHIEARNYYLNYVTKAAKNNGLIPVYWDNGNTGDKGFALFKRSTAVQVHPDALNALVSAVK from the coding sequence ATGAAAATATTCAGATTTTTTATACCCATTATAATGGTATTTTCTTTTTTACAAAGTTGCAGTGGATCAGACGATAATATAACCTCGGAAGATATAGTCCCTGTTTTGTCGGTTAGTTCTGCCACCGTGGCTTTTGATGCTTTACAGAGTACCAATACTATCGAAATTGCCAGCAATACGATCTGGAAAATCAACTATACATCTAATTGGTGCAGACCATCTATACAAACTACCAAAGGCAATGCTAAAGTTATTATAACGGCAGATGCCAATGATACAAACGAAGACCGCAGTACTACTTTTTCGGTATCTGCAGAGGGGCTTAGCGATGTTATTATTACAATTTCTCAAAAAGCAAAAGGTGCGGTTGTTGTTAAACCCGATTATATTGATCCCGATAAAACAGGCATGACCAGTGATGCTTTGACATTAGCCGGTAAGATGAAATTAGGCTGGAATCTTGGAAATACAATGGAAGCATGTGATGCTACAAGTGCTGGAGAAACAATGTGGGGTAATCCGATGACATCTAAAAAACTGATTGATGCTGTGAAAGCTGCCGGTTTTAATGTCGTTCGTATTCCTTGTGCATGGAGTGGTTATATTGAGGATGCGGCGACTTATAAAATAAAAGAATCGTGGTTGGCAAGAGTAAAAGAGGTTGTTGATTATTGTGTTGATAATGATATGTATGTTATTCTTAATATTCATTGGGATGGCGGATGGTTAGAAAATAATCCTACATACGATAAGCAAGAGGCAGTCAATATAAAGCAAAAAGCTTTATGGAAACAAATTTCAATTTATTTCCGTGATTATGATGAACATTTATTATTTGCAGGCACAAACGAAGTGCATAAGGATTATAATACTCCATCGACCGAAAATCTGACTGTTCAGATGTCATACAATCAAATTTTTGTAGATGCAGTACGTGCTACAGGAGGACGCAATACATGGCGAAATCTTATCGTGCAGGCTTATAATACAAACATAGACTATGCTGTAAGTTATCTGAAAATGCCTACGGATGGTACAAGTAAACGATTAATGTCGGAAGTTCATTTCTATGATCCATACGATTTTGCATTACAGGAAGACGGAGCATATAAAACTCAGTGGGGAAAACCTTTTGTAGGAGGAGATGTATCTGCATGGGGACAAGAAACCTGGGTGGATGAAGCTTTTGGTAAAATGAAAACAAATTTTGTTGATAAAGGTATTCCGGTAGTTTTAGGAGAGTATGGAGCTATTTTGAGGACATCGTTGTCAACCGATTTACAGGCTAAACATATCGAAGCTCGTAATTACTATCTGAACTATGTAACTAAGGCTGCAAAAAATAACGGTTTGATTCCTGTTTATTGGGATAACGGAAATACAGGAGATAAAGGCTTTGCTTTATTTAAAAGGAGTACTGCAGTGCAGGTGCATCCGGATGCTTTAAATGCCTTAGTGAGTGCTGTTAAGTAA
- a CDS encoding glycoside hydrolase family 2 TIM barrel-domain containing protein, with the protein MKVFCGLILIFTLLSCSTPEKIRDRADFTENWKFYLGDDALASQSQYDDSQWRVLNLPHDWSIESDFSLSNPATPGGGALPGGIGWYRKEFTLNKSSQGKTVYIDFDGIYWNSTVWVNGHLLGERPNGYISFRYDLTPYLKFGEKNTIAVRVDNSQQPNSRWYSGSGIYRNVWLVTVDPVHVDYNGTYVTTPVASKDSAEIKIVTNIRNVTDTSQAIELYSILVDADGREVIQVKAPANIAASQVGITEQVLKLQQPHLWSVDDPYMYKVITRISQDSKIIDTYETPIGIRFFSFDKDKGFFLNGESVKIKGVCNHHDLGCLGSAVNTRAIERQLEILKAMGCNGIRTSHNPPAPELLDLCDKMGFIVMDEAFDMWRKKKSPHDYSQYFPEWHERDLTDLILRDRNHPSIFMWSIGNEILEQWSHIDADTLDLQQANMVLNFANTLDKKTIPSKDLHVNSLLALKLADIVKELDPTRPVTSGNNETEPSNHIFRSEAMEIIGFNYHENNWVNFHEKFPDQKLIITESTSALMSRGYYIMPSDSMNIWPERWDKPFDRPVHQCSSYDNSHVPWGTTHEDTWRMVKKYDHISGVYIWTGFDYLGEPTPFWWPSRSSYFGIIDLAGFPKDVYYMYQSEWTDKDVLHLFPHWNWQEGQLVDVWAYYNNADEVELYLNGQSLGKRTKKDDEFHVCWRVPFNKGTLKVVSRKNGKEVLSREIKTAGKPVSIRLTADRNRIAADGKDLSFITAEVVDAKGTVVPTADNLMKFSLEGNGVIVGTDNGDPTDSLSLKKPERRLFSGKAVAVVQSTKKGGKIVLKASSDNLESSFIEISSERK; encoded by the coding sequence ATGAAAGTATTCTGTGGGCTTATTTTGATTTTTACTTTATTGTCTTGTTCAACTCCCGAAAAGATACGGGATAGAGCAGACTTTACCGAGAATTGGAAATTTTATCTCGGAGATGATGCTTTGGCTAGTCAATCTCAATACGATGATTCTCAATGGAGAGTATTGAACCTTCCGCATGATTGGAGTATCGAATCCGATTTTTCGTTATCAAATCCCGCTACACCCGGCGGAGGAGCACTTCCCGGTGGAATCGGATGGTATCGTAAGGAATTTACATTAAATAAATCGTCACAGGGAAAGACCGTTTATATCGATTTTGATGGTATATATTGGAATAGTACAGTTTGGGTCAACGGTCACTTATTAGGAGAGCGTCCCAATGGATATATATCTTTCAGATATGATCTTACGCCATATTTGAAGTTTGGTGAAAAGAATACGATTGCCGTAAGAGTCGATAATTCTCAGCAACCCAATTCGCGTTGGTATTCAGGTTCGGGTATATATCGCAATGTTTGGTTGGTAACAGTAGATCCTGTTCATGTCGATTATAACGGTACGTATGTAACTACACCTGTAGCTTCTAAAGATTCGGCAGAGATAAAGATTGTCACAAATATTCGTAATGTAACTGATACATCTCAGGCAATAGAGCTTTATTCTATTTTAGTGGATGCCGACGGAAGAGAGGTTATTCAAGTAAAGGCTCCTGCAAATATTGCGGCTTCGCAGGTCGGAATTACTGAACAAGTTTTGAAACTGCAACAGCCTCATTTATGGTCGGTCGATGATCCATATATGTATAAAGTAATTACCCGAATAAGCCAGGATAGTAAAATCATTGATACTTATGAAACACCCATTGGTATACGCTTCTTTTCGTTCGATAAAGATAAAGGATTCTTTCTTAACGGCGAATCCGTAAAAATAAAGGGTGTATGTAATCATCACGATTTGGGGTGTCTGGGATCAGCCGTAAACACAAGAGCAATAGAACGGCAGTTGGAAATTCTGAAAGCAATGGGTTGTAACGGTATACGAACTTCTCATAATCCGCCTGCCCCTGAGTTACTCGATTTGTGTGACAAAATGGGTTTCATTGTTATGGATGAGGCTTTTGATATGTGGAGAAAAAAGAAATCACCGCATGACTATTCTCAATATTTCCCCGAATGGCACGAGCGTGATTTAACAGATCTGATTCTTAGAGACCGTAACCACCCTTCGATATTCATGTGGAGTATTGGAAACGAAATTTTGGAACAATGGTCGCATATAGATGCTGATACTTTGGATTTGCAACAGGCAAATATGGTATTGAATTTTGCCAACACGTTGGATAAGAAAACAATTCCATCAAAAGATTTACATGTAAACTCTCTTTTAGCTTTAAAATTAGCTGATATTGTAAAAGAGCTCGATCCAACCCGCCCTGTTACATCGGGTAATAATGAGACAGAGCCTAGTAATCATATCTTCCGTTCGGAGGCTATGGAAATTATCGGATTTAATTATCATGAGAACAATTGGGTAAATTTCCACGAAAAGTTTCCCGATCAAAAGCTTATCATAACCGAGTCAACTTCGGCACTCATGTCCCGCGGATATTACATAATGCCCTCGGATAGTATGAATATCTGGCCCGAACGTTGGGATAAACCATTTGACCGACCTGTACATCAATGCTCATCGTATGATAACAGCCATGTGCCTTGGGGTACAACTCACGAAGATACTTGGAGAATGGTGAAAAAATACGATCATATTTCGGGAGTATATATCTGGACTGGTTTTGATTATCTGGGTGAACCAACCCCATTTTGGTGGCCATCACGCAGTTCGTATTTCGGTATTATCGATTTAGCCGGTTTTCCGAAAGATGTGTATTATATGTACCAAAGTGAGTGGACAGACAAAGATGTATTGCACCTCTTCCCTCATTGGAATTGGCAAGAGGGACAACTCGTTGATGTTTGGGCATATTACAATAATGCCGATGAAGTAGAGCTTTACCTCAATGGGCAATCGTTAGGCAAAAGGACTAAAAAGGATGATGAATTTCATGTATGCTGGCGGGTTCCGTTTAATAAAGGGACTTTAAAGGTTGTATCTCGCAAAAACGGAAAAGAAGTTTTATCAAGAGAAATAAAAACAGCAGGTAAACCCGTTTCTATTCGTTTAACAGCTGACAGAAATAGAATAGCAGCCGATGGAAAAGATTTATCTTTTATAACCGCTGAAGTTGTCGATGCAAAGGGTACAGTTGTTCCTACAGCCGATAATTTAATGAAGTTTTCGCTTGAAGGTAATGGTGTTATTGTTGGTACTGATAATGGAGACCCCACAGATTCTTTATCATTAAAAAAGCCCGAAAGAAGGCTCTTTAGTGGCAAAGCGGTAGCTGTGGTTCAGTCTACTAAAAAGGGAGGAAAGATTGTATTGAAAGCAAGTTCCGATAATCTAGAAAGTAGTTTTATTGAAATTAGTTCCGAAAGAAAATAA
- the fucP gene encoding L-fucose:H+ symporter permease has protein sequence MKKNSMFTGENGVNYLFPFILITSLFFLWGFAHSLLDVLNKHFQDSLSLTKAQSGAVQAAAYGAYFVMAIPAGIIARKFGYKAGIIVGLTLFAAGAFWFVPAVGINTFWAFLIGLLILFCGLTCLETVANPYTIVLGSPEKAASRINLAQTFNAIGWILGPLVGSILIFNNESEKSIFELFIEAVKKVFLGATEQVQNITASVNESMTDNSALVAPYVGLGTIVLLVLLLFIFVKLPEIKPEKGSDDATANLNNERISNRPLIRQRHFVLAVIAQFLYVAAQTGIGSFFINYTIEIQALQLNEMQAGLLLGLGGMTLFAIGRFSGSMIMQKIKPEILLGSFALINTLLMIVTMTSHTRFGLIALITSYLFMSIMFPSIFALGLKHLGEKTKTASSILVFTVVGGAIAPTLMGLIGETNMSIGFIVPLVCFLYISFFGFFGSSVKQ, from the coding sequence ATGAAAAAGAACTCGATGTTTACAGGAGAGAATGGAGTAAATTATTTATTTCCATTTATCCTAATCACCAGCCTGTTTTTCTTATGGGGATTTGCACACAGCTTACTAGATGTTTTAAATAAACATTTTCAGGACTCTTTGTCCCTTACCAAAGCACAATCGGGAGCTGTACAAGCAGCCGCCTATGGTGCTTACTTCGTAATGGCTATCCCTGCCGGAATTATAGCTCGTAAATTTGGTTATAAAGCCGGCATTATAGTTGGACTCACTCTCTTTGCAGCAGGAGCATTCTGGTTTGTACCCGCAGTAGGTATTAATACCTTTTGGGCTTTTCTCATAGGTCTGCTAATCCTCTTTTGCGGTCTTACATGCCTCGAAACAGTAGCCAATCCCTATACCATTGTATTGGGATCGCCCGAGAAGGCAGCAAGTCGAATAAATCTGGCTCAAACCTTTAATGCTATCGGTTGGATATTAGGACCTCTTGTCGGATCGATACTCATCTTTAACAATGAGTCCGAAAAATCTATTTTCGAATTATTTATTGAGGCTGTAAAAAAAGTGTTTTTGGGAGCTACAGAACAGGTTCAGAATATTACAGCATCTGTAAACGAAAGTATGACCGATAATTCAGCTTTAGTAGCTCCTTATGTGGGGTTAGGCACAATTGTATTGTTGGTTTTGCTACTATTTATATTTGTAAAACTTCCTGAGATTAAACCTGAAAAAGGTTCGGACGATGCAACTGCAAACCTCAATAATGAACGGATTTCGAACAGACCGTTGATACGCCAACGTCACTTCGTATTAGCTGTTATAGCTCAGTTTTTATACGTTGCAGCTCAAACAGGTATTGGCAGTTTCTTTATCAACTATACTATCGAAATACAAGCTTTGCAATTAAATGAGATGCAAGCCGGACTTTTATTAGGTCTTGGAGGTATGACATTATTTGCAATAGGCAGATTTTCGGGTAGTATGATCATGCAGAAAATAAAACCAGAAATACTGTTAGGTAGTTTTGCTCTTATTAATACATTACTTATGATTGTTACCATGACGAGTCATACACGTTTTGGTCTCATTGCTTTAATCACCAGCTATTTGTTTATGTCGATCATGTTCCCGTCTATTTTTGCATTAGGATTAAAACACTTGGGCGAAAAAACGAAGACCGCTTCTTCGATCTTAGTATTTACGGTAGTAGGAGGAGCTATTGCTCCCACATTAATGGGACTGATAGGAGAAACAAATATGAGCATTGGTTTTATTGTTCCTTTAGTTTGTTTTCTTTACATATCTTTCTTTGGATTTTTCGGAAGTTCGGTAAAACAATAA